One genomic segment of Kocuria rhizophila DC2201 includes these proteins:
- a CDS encoding DUF2617 family protein: MTRMEHDWLTRMPGHPVCRPEQFGYRTDLGVLDAPAGAAITVDELTEAQLRVGPGHHQFVVSHAGRRWVETVGVFEEDTARLPVLRSIERPSPFAEQVEVGCTVTEHSPRGLRKELERIRTTLEQAPLAVCVQDTEEPAAVTAATCHPDPESHTLMWWTWRVLPECGAILRMRAELQLSTAPDLAA, translated from the coding sequence ATGACGCGCATGGAGCACGACTGGCTCACCCGTATGCCGGGGCACCCCGTGTGCCGCCCCGAGCAGTTCGGCTACCGCACGGACCTCGGGGTGCTGGACGCCCCGGCCGGAGCCGCGATAACCGTGGACGAGCTCACCGAGGCGCAGCTGCGGGTGGGCCCGGGCCACCACCAGTTCGTGGTCAGCCACGCCGGGCGGCGCTGGGTGGAGACCGTGGGGGTGTTCGAGGAGGACACCGCCCGGCTACCCGTGCTGCGCAGCATCGAGCGGCCCTCGCCCTTCGCCGAGCAGGTGGAGGTGGGCTGCACCGTCACGGAGCACTCCCCCCGAGGGCTGCGCAAGGAGCTCGAGCGGATCCGCACCACGCTGGAGCAGGCGCCGCTCGCGGTGTGCGTCCAGGACACTGAGGAGCCCGCGGCGGTCACCGCGGCCACGTGCCACCCGGACCCGGAGTCCCACACCCTGATGTGGTGGACGTGGCGCGTGCTGCCGGAGTGCGGGGCGATCCTGCGCATGCGCGCCGAGCTGCAGCTGAGCACCGCACCGGACCTCGCGGCCTGA
- a CDS encoding arylamine N-acetyltransferase produces the protein MLLGHYPGTVFDQLVVRRRGGYCFERAQLFAAALETAGFTVRRALGRVRSLQSARTHMTVLVDLAGVRYLCDPGSGFSITGPVPLQDGARHVDTGQTFAVGRVYDLGGVALGEGGGAAHRSGAESAEPVR, from the coding sequence GTGCTGCTCGGCCACTACCCGGGTACGGTCTTCGACCAGCTTGTGGTGCGCCGCCGCGGCGGCTACTGCTTCGAGCGCGCGCAGCTCTTCGCCGCCGCCCTGGAGACCGCAGGCTTCACGGTGCGTCGCGCCCTGGGCCGCGTGCGGTCCCTGCAGAGCGCACGAACCCACATGACCGTCCTGGTGGACCTCGCGGGCGTGCGGTACCTGTGCGATCCCGGCTCCGGGTTCAGCATCACCGGCCCTGTCCCGTTGCAAGACGGCGCTCGCCACGTGGACACGGGTCAGACCTTCGCCGTGGGCCGGGTCTACGATCTGGGGGGTGTCGCTCTCGGAGAGGGAGGCGGAGCAGCCCACCGCAGTGGTGCAGAGTCTGCGGAACCAGTGAGATGA
- a CDS encoding amino acid permease yields MSTTTPRPSEHAQDASTTTVRGLKPRQLTMMGLGGAIGAGLFLGSGKGVAVAGPAILVSYIVAGALVVLVMWMIGELSAANPTSGAFSAHAQNAFGPVAGYTVGWLYWVQLAVVTAAEANGAATILTGILGESLAGIAVPPTWVLSVVFMAVFTVVNMFAVSKYGEFEFWFAFLKVGVILAFLVVGILMLVGVVPGHEGGLSNFTDFAPTGIAGVGAGLLIVIFAFGGTEIVAIAAGETADPQKSVATAIRTVAWRIVLFYIGTVFIIVAILEPSQADAPEGPFAAVLNVAGLPAAGSIMALIAVFALLSALNANIYAASRMMHSLAQRDYAPAAIKRTASNNVPRRAVLLTVSFGFVASILEAIFPGKVLDTLLSIVGSTIIIIWISVAASQITLRHRRERENPGVRSTTYRMPLFPFLSYLTVALLVLIVVVAMFDPATRTQLLLTITATALIAVTGIFVTRRTNQPAAVHADVHE; encoded by the coding sequence ATGAGCACCACCACTCCCCGGCCGTCCGAGCACGCCCAGGACGCGTCCACCACCACCGTGCGCGGGCTCAAGCCCCGCCAGCTGACCATGATGGGCCTGGGCGGAGCGATCGGCGCGGGCCTGTTCCTGGGCAGCGGCAAGGGCGTGGCCGTGGCCGGGCCCGCCATCCTCGTCTCCTACATCGTGGCCGGCGCCCTCGTGGTGCTGGTGATGTGGATGATCGGCGAGCTCTCCGCCGCCAACCCCACGAGCGGCGCGTTCTCCGCGCACGCACAGAACGCGTTCGGCCCCGTGGCCGGCTACACCGTGGGCTGGTTGTACTGGGTGCAGCTGGCCGTGGTGACTGCGGCGGAGGCCAACGGCGCCGCCACGATCCTCACCGGCATTCTGGGTGAGAGCCTGGCCGGGATCGCCGTGCCGCCCACCTGGGTGCTGAGCGTGGTCTTCATGGCGGTCTTCACGGTCGTCAACATGTTCGCGGTGAGCAAGTACGGCGAGTTCGAGTTCTGGTTCGCGTTCCTCAAGGTGGGCGTGATCCTTGCGTTCCTGGTGGTGGGCATCCTCATGCTGGTGGGGGTGGTCCCCGGCCACGAGGGCGGGCTGTCCAACTTCACGGACTTCGCCCCCACGGGCATCGCCGGGGTGGGCGCCGGTCTGCTGATCGTGATCTTCGCGTTCGGCGGCACCGAGATCGTGGCGATCGCCGCCGGCGAGACCGCGGACCCGCAGAAGAGCGTGGCCACCGCCATCCGCACGGTCGCCTGGCGCATCGTGCTGTTCTACATCGGCACCGTGTTCATCATCGTGGCCATCCTCGAGCCCTCCCAGGCGGACGCCCCCGAGGGCCCATTCGCGGCCGTGCTCAACGTGGCGGGCCTGCCCGCGGCGGGCAGCATCATGGCCCTGATCGCGGTGTTCGCCCTGCTCAGCGCTCTCAACGCCAACATCTATGCCGCTTCGCGCATGATGCACTCGCTGGCCCAGCGCGACTACGCCCCGGCCGCCATCAAGCGCACGGCGAGCAACAACGTGCCGCGCCGCGCCGTGCTGCTCACGGTCTCGTTCGGCTTCGTGGCGAGCATCCTGGAGGCGATCTTCCCGGGCAAGGTGCTGGACACGCTGCTGTCCATCGTGGGCTCCACGATCATCATCATCTGGATCTCCGTGGCCGCCTCCCAGATCACGCTGCGCCACCGCCGCGAGCGCGAGAACCCGGGCGTGCGCTCCACCACCTACCGGATGCCGCTGTTCCCGTTCCTGTCCTACCTCACGGTGGCGCTGCTGGTGCTGATCGTGGTGGTCGCGATGTTCGACCCCGCCACGCGCACCCAGCTGCTGCTCACCATCACCGCCACCGCGCTGATCGCCGTGACCGGGATCTTCGTGACCCGCCGCACCAACCAGCCGGCGGCGGTCCACGCCGACGTCCACGAGTAG
- a CDS encoding histidine phosphatase family protein, translated as MSDTTLTLIRHGQTDWNLQRRLQGRSDIPLNDTGREQARAVGRELAASGEHWDALVSSPLMRAKETAEIIGEQIGLPLSRTYDELVERSFGDAEGYDCTGTTDDERHAIMDRHGEATEDVVQRGLAVLRRILEDHPGQHVMVVAHGTLIRLTVDRILGTELPSLENGQVLTVTAGQVLAAR; from the coding sequence GTGAGTGATACGACCCTGACCCTGATCCGCCACGGCCAGACAGACTGGAACCTGCAGCGCCGGCTGCAGGGCCGCTCCGACATCCCCCTCAACGACACCGGCCGCGAGCAGGCCCGGGCCGTGGGCCGGGAGCTGGCGGCGTCGGGCGAGCACTGGGACGCCCTGGTCTCCTCCCCGCTGATGCGGGCGAAGGAGACCGCCGAGATCATCGGCGAGCAGATCGGGCTGCCCCTGTCCCGCACCTACGACGAGCTGGTGGAGCGCTCCTTCGGCGACGCCGAGGGCTACGACTGCACCGGCACCACGGACGACGAGCGCCACGCCATCATGGACCGCCACGGCGAGGCCACCGAGGACGTGGTGCAGCGCGGGCTCGCGGTGCTGCGCCGGATCCTGGAGGACCACCCGGGCCAGCACGTGATGGTGGTGGCCCACGGCACCCTGATCCGCCTCACGGTGGACCGCATCCTGGGTACGGAGCTGCCGAGCCTCGAGAACGGCCAGGTGCTCACCGTCACCGCGGGGCAGGTGCTGGCCGCCCGCTGA
- a CDS encoding YsnF/AvaK domain-containing protein, whose translation MAAQHTAPGQDPRDPRHAAVHDEHASVVRHEERLVIDREQQETGRARLRKYVVTEPVRQEVTVASEEPDLVRTPITAEEREAFLAGRELPLGEDEVILYRSEPVVQTVRVPYQRVRLVAQRVEHTEVVEDTLRKERVDIETQDAPRS comes from the coding sequence ATGGCAGCACAGCACACCGCGCCGGGGCAGGACCCGCGCGATCCTCGCCACGCGGCAGTCCACGACGAGCACGCTTCCGTGGTCCGCCACGAGGAGCGGCTGGTGATCGACCGCGAGCAGCAGGAGACCGGCCGCGCGCGGCTGCGCAAGTACGTGGTCACCGAGCCCGTGCGCCAGGAGGTCACCGTCGCGTCCGAGGAGCCGGACCTGGTGCGCACGCCCATCACGGCCGAGGAGCGCGAGGCGTTCCTGGCCGGGCGGGAGCTGCCGCTCGGCGAGGACGAGGTCATCCTGTACCGCTCCGAGCCCGTGGTGCAGACCGTCCGGGTGCCGTACCAGCGGGTGCGGCTCGTGGCCCAGCGCGTCGAGCACACCGAGGTGGTCGAGGACACCCTGCGCAAGGAGCGCGTGGACATCGAGACCCAGGACGCTCCCCGCTCCTGA
- a CDS encoding aldo/keto reductase, translated as MSSPLVLGCMGLGGSWGQRTVPASQYDAARDALYAAHRAGITLFDHADIYVGGDSETVFGRIIAEDAVLRRAVRVQTKCGIRLPGSTAPDDAPAHYRLDRDTIRSSFEGSLRRLGVDRVERLFVHRPDPLTPWRETSRALDELHREGLIASVGLSNVTTQQVLGLRGHLETPVTAVQLQLSLAHRDFVESQVLANHPDGAHVSFPEGLLELCDAEGIEVQAWGALAGGRYSGATEPWRPAAGPRGAASSPPGSAPPTERPDEGATPEQRTSALVQRIAERMDVPAEAVVLGWLLRHPSGIRPVIGTMDPRRIAASALAPRAAQLMTHEDWYGLWTAARGRPLP; from the coding sequence GTGAGCTCCCCGCTGGTCCTCGGGTGCATGGGCCTGGGCGGCTCCTGGGGCCAACGGACCGTTCCTGCGTCCCAGTATGACGCCGCCCGTGACGCCCTGTACGCCGCCCACCGGGCCGGGATCACGCTCTTCGACCACGCGGACATCTATGTGGGCGGGGACTCGGAGACGGTCTTCGGGCGCATCATCGCCGAGGACGCCGTGCTGCGCCGGGCCGTGCGGGTGCAGACCAAGTGCGGCATCCGGCTGCCCGGCAGCACCGCACCCGATGACGCCCCCGCCCACTACCGCCTGGACCGGGACACCATCCGCTCCTCCTTCGAGGGCTCACTGCGCCGGCTCGGCGTGGACCGGGTGGAGCGGCTGTTCGTGCACCGCCCGGACCCGCTCACTCCATGGCGGGAGACCTCCCGGGCCCTGGACGAGCTGCACCGGGAGGGGCTGATCGCCTCGGTGGGGCTCTCCAACGTGACCACGCAGCAGGTGCTCGGGCTGCGCGGCCACCTGGAGACACCCGTGACCGCGGTGCAGCTGCAGCTGAGCCTGGCCCACCGGGACTTCGTGGAGTCCCAGGTGCTCGCCAACCACCCGGACGGCGCCCACGTGAGCTTCCCCGAGGGCCTGCTCGAGCTCTGCGACGCGGAGGGCATCGAGGTCCAGGCGTGGGGTGCTCTGGCTGGCGGCCGCTACTCGGGAGCCACCGAGCCCTGGCGACCCGCGGCGGGCCCCCGGGGTGCGGCGTCGTCCCCTCCGGGATCCGCACCTCCAACGGAACGCCCCGACGAGGGCGCCACGCCGGAGCAGCGCACGAGCGCGCTCGTGCAACGGATCGCCGAGCGCATGGACGTGCCCGCCGAGGCCGTGGTGCTCGGGTGGCTGCTGCGCCACCCGTCCGGCATCCGCCCCGTGATCGGCACCATGGACCCGCGGCGGATCGCGGCGAGCGCCCTGGCACCGCGTGCGGCGCAGCTGATGACCCACGAGGACTGGTACGGCCTGTGGACCGCCGCGAGGGGCCGGCCGCTGCCGTAG
- the hisC gene encoding histidinol-phosphate transaminase, giving the protein MTTHSSGDAARSAVSLRAALQSLPPYKPGKSAASSDVIQYKLSSNENPYPPLPSVLDAVNQMSPEMNLYPDMTCQAVTEAVAQRWGVEPSSVSFGSGSVEVASQIIRAVCDEGDEVVFAWRSFEAYPILAGLAGATAVKVPLTEDERHDLPAMAAAVTERTKVVLVCTPNNPTGTSVTADELHAFMKQVPEHVLVVVDEAYVHFNVDPAAARGIDFFREYPNVVVLHTFSKAYGLAGLRIGYAIAPAYISAALRAVAIPFGVTNLAQQAALASLAAESEVEERITALVDQRDHVHRQLTEQGWDIVESQANFVWLRTGPHTTAAEEIFTRHGVIVRAFADEGIRVSIGSPAANQTFIVAAQDVRAHLDGATTPRNRS; this is encoded by the coding sequence GTGACCACTCATTCCTCGGGGGACGCGGCCCGATCCGCCGTGTCCCTGCGCGCTGCGCTGCAGTCCCTTCCCCCCTACAAGCCGGGGAAGTCCGCGGCCTCGTCCGACGTGATCCAGTACAAGCTGTCCTCGAACGAGAACCCGTACCCGCCGCTGCCGTCCGTGCTCGACGCCGTGAACCAGATGTCCCCGGAGATGAACCTCTACCCGGACATGACCTGCCAGGCGGTCACGGAGGCCGTCGCGCAGCGCTGGGGCGTGGAGCCCTCCTCCGTGAGCTTCGGCAGCGGTTCCGTGGAGGTCGCCTCCCAGATCATCCGCGCTGTGTGCGACGAGGGGGACGAGGTCGTCTTCGCGTGGCGCTCCTTCGAGGCCTACCCCATCCTGGCGGGCCTGGCCGGTGCCACCGCGGTCAAGGTGCCCCTCACCGAGGACGAGCGCCACGACCTGCCTGCCATGGCTGCGGCCGTCACCGAGCGCACCAAGGTGGTCCTGGTGTGCACCCCCAACAACCCCACCGGCACCTCCGTGACCGCGGACGAGCTACACGCGTTCATGAAGCAGGTCCCCGAGCACGTGCTCGTGGTGGTGGACGAGGCCTACGTGCACTTCAACGTGGACCCGGCCGCCGCGCGCGGCATCGACTTCTTCCGCGAGTACCCCAACGTGGTGGTCCTGCACACGTTCTCCAAGGCCTACGGCCTGGCGGGGCTGCGGATCGGCTACGCGATCGCCCCGGCGTACATCAGCGCCGCGCTGCGCGCCGTGGCCATCCCCTTCGGCGTGACCAACCTGGCCCAGCAGGCCGCGCTCGCCAGCCTGGCCGCGGAGTCCGAGGTGGAGGAGCGGATCACCGCCCTCGTGGACCAGCGGGACCACGTGCACCGGCAGCTCACCGAGCAGGGCTGGGACATCGTGGAGTCCCAGGCGAACTTCGTGTGGCTGCGCACCGGCCCCCACACCACGGCCGCGGAGGAGATCTTCACCCGCCACGGCGTGATCGTGCGGGCCTTCGCGGACGAGGGGATCCGGGTGAGCATCGGCTCCCCCGCCGCGAACCAGACCTTCATCGTGGCCGCACAGGACGTGCGCGCCCACCTCGACGGGGCAACGACGCCCCGGAACCGGAGCTGA
- a CDS encoding metal-dependent hydrolase: MMGPSHAACGAAAWVALTGTYTVHLADISFPVGLGLMPVGDPGVITGALICAGAALLPDLDHPGGTVARSLPPVSRWLARGLSRLAGGHRRGTHSLLGLLVVVLLAELSQRASVPVGDALRWRVTGSAAPGAVGSGAAGAVGDAAASLPGQVWPLAAVLSVLLIACAVKVLAFVPDRLAHANWVVGILLGAFVATHPPGDPRWFVVAVGLGCAVHMLGDLLTTQGIHLLWPLRVPLPLPPSLYARRSFVRLPVLGNAGSAREVLLLVPVTLYALAGLACAGIAWVGLTVSM, translated from the coding sequence ATGATGGGCCCCAGCCACGCCGCGTGCGGTGCCGCCGCGTGGGTTGCGCTCACCGGCACCTACACCGTGCACCTCGCGGACATCTCCTTCCCCGTGGGCCTCGGGCTGATGCCCGTGGGGGATCCCGGGGTGATCACGGGCGCGCTGATCTGCGCCGGGGCCGCGCTGCTGCCGGACCTCGACCACCCGGGTGGGACCGTCGCCCGCTCGCTCCCCCCGGTGTCCCGCTGGCTCGCCAGGGGGCTGAGCAGGCTCGCCGGCGGGCACCGCCGTGGAACGCACTCCCTGCTCGGGCTGCTGGTGGTGGTCCTGCTCGCCGAGCTCTCCCAGCGCGCCTCCGTGCCGGTGGGGGACGCCCTGCGGTGGCGTGTCACCGGGTCCGCGGCGCCCGGCGCGGTCGGGTCCGGGGCCGCGGGCGCGGTCGGTGACGCCGCGGCGTCGTTGCCCGGGCAGGTGTGGCCCCTGGCCGCGGTGCTGTCCGTGCTGCTGATCGCGTGCGCGGTCAAGGTGCTGGCGTTCGTCCCGGACCGCCTCGCCCACGCCAACTGGGTGGTGGGCATCCTGCTGGGTGCGTTCGTGGCCACCCACCCCCCGGGCGATCCGCGCTGGTTCGTGGTGGCCGTGGGGCTCGGGTGCGCCGTGCACATGCTCGGTGACCTGCTGACCACCCAGGGCATCCACCTGCTCTGGCCCCTGCGGGTGCCCCTTCCCCTGCCGCCGTCCCTCTACGCGCGCCGGTCCTTCGTGCGCCTGCCCGTGCTGGGCAACGCCGGATCCGCGCGCGAGGTGCTGCTGCTCGTGCCCGTGACCCTGTACGCGCTCGCGGGCCTGGCCTGCGCGGGCATCGCCTGGGTGGGGCTCACGGTCAGCATGTGA
- a CDS encoding acyl-CoA thioesterase, whose amino-acid sequence MRSNEHVERAVICPVPLRWGDMDPYGHVNNVEVIRVLEEARIAAFGVPVGTGEQVVPARIPLFSVLPEGTQALIAEHRVKYLRPLEYRNVPVEVRVWVVSAKAATLVLGFEILDAHDCAACVRAQTQLAFFIPESRTVLRLTREQRELLEPHTAPSPF is encoded by the coding sequence ATGCGATCGAATGAACATGTCGAGCGTGCCGTGATCTGCCCGGTTCCGCTGCGCTGGGGGGACATGGACCCGTACGGCCACGTGAACAACGTGGAGGTGATCCGGGTGCTCGAGGAGGCCCGGATCGCGGCGTTCGGCGTGCCCGTGGGCACGGGGGAGCAGGTGGTGCCCGCGCGCATCCCGCTGTTCTCGGTGCTGCCCGAGGGCACCCAGGCGCTGATCGCGGAGCACCGCGTCAAGTACCTGCGTCCGCTCGAGTACCGCAACGTGCCGGTGGAGGTGCGCGTGTGGGTGGTCTCGGCGAAGGCCGCCACCCTGGTGCTGGGCTTCGAGATCCTGGACGCCCACGACTGCGCCGCGTGCGTGCGCGCCCAGACCCAGCTCGCGTTCTTCATCCCCGAGTCCCGCACGGTCCTGCGGCTCACGCGGGAGCAGCGGGAGCTGCTGGAGCCCCACACCGCGCCCTCGCCCTTCTGA
- a CDS encoding tetratricopeptide repeat protein yields the protein MSYSDDGNGFFTQALDAEDRGDHVLAETAYRQAIELFQESGPADRELAACHYNLGHIHMLMDRTSKAVAEYQRALEHFARLEGSGRHRARAHLILGSLLVETGDLHGAETQLLDALGQYLDAPHEPRDQADCYINLARVYRETRRHAQAVTAYNRAVDFYEQEPDSFRDRSDCFTELGALYEGTGQLDESAAAFAEAARLRRAAERQSGRG from the coding sequence ATGAGCTACTCGGACGACGGAAACGGCTTCTTCACGCAAGCCCTGGACGCTGAGGACCGCGGTGACCACGTCCTGGCGGAGACAGCGTACCGGCAGGCGATCGAGCTCTTCCAGGAGTCCGGCCCCGCGGACCGCGAACTCGCGGCGTGCCACTACAACCTGGGCCACATCCACATGCTGATGGACCGCACGAGCAAGGCGGTGGCGGAGTACCAGCGGGCGCTCGAGCACTTCGCGCGCCTCGAGGGCAGCGGCCGGCACAGGGCCCGGGCCCACCTCATCCTGGGTTCGCTGCTCGTGGAGACCGGGGACCTGCACGGCGCGGAGACCCAGCTGCTCGACGCCCTCGGGCAGTACCTGGACGCCCCGCACGAGCCGCGGGACCAGGCGGACTGCTACATCAACCTCGCGCGGGTCTACCGCGAGACCCGCCGCCACGCGCAGGCGGTGACCGCCTACAACCGCGCGGTGGACTTCTACGAGCAGGAACCGGACTCGTTCCGGGACCGCTCGGACTGCTTCACGGAACTGGGCGCGCTCTACGAGGGCACCGGTCAGCTCGACGAGTCCGCCGCGGCCTTCGCCGAAGCCGCCCGGCTGCGCCGCGCCGCGGAGCGCCAGAGCGGACGCGGGTGA
- a CDS encoding formate/nitrite transporter family protein, with protein sequence MTNVKPVDVVADAVTAGEAKATAPSGALVLRGVLGGAVLAATTSFAVSATVSSGSPVVGAVLFPAGITIVILMGMELVTGGFALTPMAAVRGLVPWSAVARYSLTVIAGHIIGAAAFALLYAGVLTGFGSHDAGALGQKFVDTAQAKTTAYAALGGAGMATVFVKAVLCNWLVCLGVFMGMVSKDTIGKIAAIWLPIMAFFGLGFEHAVVNFFMIPMGMLLGADVSFGDWWLWNQAPVLVGNFVGGFVFTGLALMLAHRPARSAAPDHDAAAAPAAPASGSGSAS encoded by the coding sequence ATGACTAATGTGAAACCAGTGGACGTGGTGGCGGACGCCGTCACCGCCGGGGAGGCCAAGGCCACGGCCCCCTCCGGCGCCCTCGTGCTGCGCGGTGTGCTGGGCGGCGCCGTGCTCGCGGCCACCACCTCGTTCGCGGTGTCGGCCACCGTGAGCTCCGGCTCGCCCGTGGTGGGTGCCGTGCTGTTCCCGGCCGGGATCACCATCGTGATCCTCATGGGCATGGAGCTGGTCACGGGCGGCTTCGCCCTGACCCCCATGGCCGCCGTGCGCGGTCTGGTGCCGTGGTCCGCCGTGGCCCGGTACAGCCTCACGGTGATCGCGGGCCACATCATCGGTGCCGCGGCGTTCGCCCTGCTCTACGCGGGCGTGCTCACCGGTTTCGGCTCCCACGACGCCGGCGCGCTCGGCCAGAAGTTCGTGGACACCGCGCAGGCCAAGACCACCGCGTACGCCGCCCTGGGCGGGGCGGGCATGGCCACCGTGTTCGTCAAGGCGGTGCTGTGCAACTGGCTCGTGTGCCTGGGCGTGTTCATGGGCATGGTCTCCAAGGACACCATCGGCAAGATCGCCGCCATCTGGCTGCCCATCATGGCGTTCTTCGGGCTGGGCTTCGAGCACGCCGTGGTCAACTTCTTCATGATCCCCATGGGCATGCTGCTGGGCGCGGACGTCTCCTTCGGGGACTGGTGGCTGTGGAACCAGGCCCCCGTGCTCGTGGGCAACTTCGTGGGCGGATTCGTCTTCACGGGCCTGGCCCTGATGCTGGCCCACCGCCCCGCACGCTCCGCAGCCCCGGACCACGACGCCGCTGCCGCGCCCGCCGCACCCGCGTCCGGTTCCGGTTCCGCCAGCTAG
- a CDS encoding YdcF family protein: MAPTPPGHTPALRRRWPLVVLIALALLGTLWLAVCHAVLDSPRVDPPRRSDALLVLGPPDPTRVAFAEDLVYNQHIADTVVFSTPDAQPFDPPEMVQYYTARSFCAPHEGVEVLCFKPDPSTTQGEAMKLRELAEQRGWKTVTAVTFTQHVPRSRLILERCFPGELRMSAVDFNISGKNLLVQYLHQSAGYVKAWLTPGCDQQLPWHPKSGD; encoded by the coding sequence GTGGCCCCCACGCCCCCCGGGCACACCCCTGCGCTGCGACGGCGCTGGCCCCTCGTGGTGCTGATCGCGCTCGCGCTGCTGGGCACCCTGTGGCTCGCCGTGTGCCACGCCGTGCTGGACAGCCCCCGCGTGGACCCGCCCCGCAGGTCGGACGCGCTGCTGGTGCTCGGACCCCCGGACCCCACCCGCGTGGCCTTCGCCGAGGACCTCGTGTACAACCAGCACATCGCGGACACCGTGGTCTTCTCCACCCCGGACGCCCAGCCGTTCGACCCCCCGGAGATGGTGCAGTACTACACCGCCCGCTCCTTCTGCGCCCCGCACGAGGGGGTGGAGGTGCTGTGCTTCAAGCCCGACCCCTCCACCACGCAGGGCGAGGCCATGAAGCTGCGTGAGCTCGCGGAGCAGCGCGGCTGGAAGACCGTCACCGCCGTGACGTTCACCCAGCACGTGCCCCGCTCGAGGCTGATCCTCGAGCGCTGCTTCCCCGGGGAGCTGCGGATGTCCGCGGTGGACTTCAACATCTCGGGCAAGAACCTGCTGGTGCAGTACCTGCACCAGAGCGCCGGGTACGTGAAGGCCTGGCTCACTCCCGGCTGCGACCAGCAGCTGCCCTGGCACCCCAAGTCCGGGGACTGA
- a CDS encoding Lrp/AsnC family transcriptional regulator, with protein MKIDELDVRIVELFTQDSRIGVLAASRALGVARPTVQSRLDKLRRAGVIQDMAPTLNPARFGYPVMAIVSIEISQGVGHVPVGEALREIPEVIEMYTVSGDHDVMVRVVARSNDDLQRVIDAIARTGAVNRTRSVVVLQTHFQNRVLPLFAQVGGAEPSEGS; from the coding sequence ATGAAGATTGACGAGCTCGACGTGCGGATCGTGGAGCTGTTCACGCAGGACTCGCGCATCGGGGTGCTCGCGGCGTCCCGGGCCCTGGGGGTTGCCCGGCCCACGGTGCAGTCCCGCCTGGACAAGTTGCGCCGTGCCGGGGTGATCCAGGACATGGCGCCCACCCTGAACCCTGCGCGGTTCGGCTATCCCGTGATGGCCATCGTCTCCATCGAGATCAGCCAGGGTGTGGGTCACGTGCCCGTGGGTGAGGCCCTGCGGGAGATCCCGGAGGTCATCGAGATGTACACGGTCTCGGGGGACCATGACGTGATGGTGCGCGTGGTGGCCCGCTCCAACGACGACCTGCAGCGGGTCATCGACGCGATCGCCCGCACCGGGGCCGTGAACCGCACGCGCAGCGTGGTGGTGCTGCAGACCCACTTCCAGAACCGTGTGCTGCCGCTGTTCGCGCAGGTGGGTGGTGCCGAGCCGTCGGAGGGTTCCTGA